The Elaeis guineensis isolate ETL-2024a chromosome 14, EG11, whole genome shotgun sequence genome has a segment encoding these proteins:
- the LOC105057274 gene encoding cyclic dof factor 2: protein MSEPRDPAIKLFGKTIPLLERLPPPATAAAAVEAEDKEECPNDPAPAPELPEDGEKDTCKEKTDMENNDPMLDAPEELNQDDPNSSGLNIGSEDENKAHNQDTEVSTDSKAEHDKTEADSSGQEKVLKKPDKVLPCPRCNSMDTKFCYYNNYNVNQPRHFCKNCQRYWTAGGTMRNVPVGAGRRKNKHSASHYRHIMMSSDGLASGRIDASDLIPHQALPCGPSVPMRSVKGNGTVLKFGPEVPLCESMASVLNLGEQKKNSDLGSIACGENREEPSCAPSVTASNCVENGFPENAPHMEQNGMQGYCNGLTPMPHLQCYPGAPWAYPWGPGWNNIAAMAAGRCSSELVYGPENGSPSLIPWSPPPMMTALAFCAPTIPFPFMPPSFWGCMSSWPNGAWNAPWIGSNGSISPSSSTRSNGCLGNSSPTLGKHSRDASLQGEEKMEKSLWVPKTLRIDDPDEAAKSSIWATLGIKPEEGGIFKPFQSKAESKRQTSDDTQVLHANPAALSRSQSFQENT from the exons ATGTCTGAGCCCAGGGATCCGGCGATCAAGCTCTTCGGCAAGACGATCCCGCTTCTGGAAAGGCTTCCTCCGCCTGCGAcagcggcggcggcggtggaggCGGAGGATAAGGAGGAGTGTCCCAACGATCCAGCTCCGGCGCCGGAGCTGCCCGAGGACGGCGAGAAG GATACTTGCAAAGAAAAAACAGACATGGAAAACAATGATCCTATGCTAGATGCTCCAGAGGAACTGAACCAGGATGACCCAAATAGTTCTGGATTGAACATTGGAAGTGAAGATGAGAATAAAGCGCACAACCAGGACACGGAAGTATCAACAGATTCCAAAGCTGAGCATGATAAGACTGAGGCTGACAGCTCAGGCCAAGAGAAGGTCCTCAAGAAGCCAGATAAGGTTCTGCCATGTCCACGCTGCAACAGTATGGATACCAAGTTCTGTTATTACAACAACTACAACGTTAACCAACCCAGGCACTTCTGCAAGAACTGTCAGAGATATTGGACTGCAGGAGGGACCATGAGAAACGTCCCTGTCGGTGCTGGTAGGCGTAAAAATAAGCACTCTGCCTCACATTATCGTCACATAATGATGTCTTCTGATGGGCTAGCATCTGGTCGAATAGATGCTTCTGATCTAATTCCTCACCAGGCTCTTCCTTGTGGGCCTTCTGTCCCCATGAGGTCCGTGAAGGGAAATGGCACTGTACTAAAATTTGGACCAGAAGTGCCGCTTTGTGAGTCCATGGCCTCTGTGCTCAATCTTGGAGAACAgaagaaaaattctgatttaggcTCCATTGCTTGTGGTGAAAACAGGGAGGAACCCTCATGTGCACCTTCTGTGACAGCCTCCAACTGTGTGGAAAATGGATTCCCAGAAAATGCACCTCACATGGAACAAAATGGTATGCAAGGATATTGTAACGGATTGACTCCCATGCCTCATTTGCAGTGTTATCCTGGGGCTCCTTGGGCTTACCCTTGGGGTCCAGGATGGAACAACATTGCTGCCATGGCAGCAGGTAGATGCTCATCTGAGCTTGTTTATGGACCAGAGAATGGGAGCCCAAGCCTGATTCCATGGAGCCCTCCACCAATGATGACGGCTCTGGCTTTTTGTGCACCAACAATTCCCTTTCCTTTTATGCCACCTTCATTTTGGGGTTGCATGTCCAGCTGGCCCAATGGGGCATGGAATGCACCATGGATTGGATCTAATGGTAGCATATCACCATCATCTTCTACAAGAAGCAATGGTTGCTTAGGCAATAGCTCTCCGACCTTGGGTAAGCATTCTAGGGATGCAAGTTTACAGGGTGAGGAGAAGATGGAAAAATCTTTGTGGGTTCCTAAAACTCTGAGAATTGATGATCCGGATGAGGCTGCAAAGAGTTCTATATGGGCAACCCTCGGCATAAAGCCTGAAGAAGGTGGCATCTTTAAACCTTTCCAATCCAAGGCAGAAAGCAAGCGTCAGACATCGGATGACACTCAGGTCTTGCATGCAAATCCAGCAGCATTATCTCGCTCTCAGTCCTTTCAGGAGAACACATAA
- the LOC105057273 gene encoding WUSCHEL-related homeobox 11 — protein MDDQTPANNNNSPVAGSTANRTAAEPMRSRWTPKPEQILILESIFNSGMVNPPKDETVRIRKLLEKFGAVGDANVFYWFQNRRSRSRRRQRQLQAALAADPRAAGGGHHAGGAIMCAPTSSSSSTSSSNSSSGGFFPCSSSSSSSFMQEDGADDLFSISRQMGFADNYTQTPFMYSSDASQLHYQPGTITVFINGVLSEVPRGTIDLRAMFGQDVMLVHSSGEVLPVNEYGILTQSLQMGESYFLVSRPT, from the exons ATGGATGACCAGACCCCAGCCAACAACAACAACAGCCCGGTCGCCGGCTCCACCGCCAACCGCACTGCCGCCGAGCCCATGCGTTCCCGATGGACCCCGAAGCCCGAGCAGATCCTCATACTTGAATCCATCTTCAACAGCGGCATGGTGAACCCCCCCAAGGATGAGACGGTGAGGATCCGCAAGCTCCTCGAGAAATTTGGTGCAGTCGGCGACGCCAACGTGTTCTACTGGTTCCAGAACCGGCGGTCGAGGTCCCGCCGCCGCCAGCGCCAGCTGCAGGCCGCGCTCGCCGCCGATCCGAGAGCTGCAGGCGGCGGCCACCACGCCGGCGGTGCAATTATGTGTGCACCTACATCTAGCTCGTCCAGCACGTCGTCTTCTAATTCCTCAAGTGGAGGCTTCTTTCCttgctcctcttcttcctcctctagtTTCATGCAGGAGGATGGCGCCGATGATCTCTTTTCGATCTCTCGCCAAATGGGCTTCGCAGACAATTATACTCAAACTCCATTCATGTACTCTTCGGATGCCTCGCAGTTACACTACCAACCTG GGACTATCACTGTCTTCATCAATGGAGTCCTTTCAGAGGTTCCGAGGGGCACAATAGACCTGAGAGCTATGTTTGGCCAAGATGTGATGCTCGTTCATTCCTCTGGAGAGGTTCTTCCTGTCAATGAGTATGGAATTTTAACGCAGAGCTTGCAGATGGGTGAAAGTTACTTCCTG GTTTCAAGGCCTACCTAG